One stretch of Riemerella columbina DNA includes these proteins:
- the ribD gene encoding bifunctional diaminohydroxyphosphoribosylaminopyrimidine deaminase/5-amino-6-(5-phosphoribosylamino)uracil reductase RibD, with amino-acid sequence MNHEVYIKRCIELAEKAQGKTSPNPMVGAVIVHQGRIIGEGYHHRAGEPHAEINAIRSVAQPELLPESTIYVSLEPCSHFGKTPPCALKIIEVGFKKVVIGTLDPHEKVSGKGKAMIEAAGIEVVSGVLEKECRALNKRFLTFHEKKRPFITLKWASSRDGFIDRNFAPVAISNPLVSQWVHKKRAEEQAILVGSRTALNDNPSLTTRHYAGQNPIRLLLDFDLKVPPHYAIFNKEAETIIFNQHQEKVEEHLSWVKIRKENAISDLMESLHRLGVQSVLVEGGRQILQLFIEAHLWDEAWHIKNQDLILENGTPEPILNCEFADKMLNIRNNQLMFYKNHTF; translated from the coding sequence TTGAATCACGAGGTTTACATCAAGCGTTGTATAGAGTTGGCGGAAAAAGCCCAAGGCAAGACTTCCCCTAATCCAATGGTGGGTGCGGTTATTGTGCACCAAGGTCGGATTATTGGCGAGGGCTACCACCATCGTGCAGGCGAGCCTCATGCGGAAATCAATGCCATTCGTTCGGTGGCGCAACCAGAACTTTTGCCAGAATCCACCATTTATGTGTCTTTGGAGCCGTGTTCTCATTTTGGGAAAACACCACCTTGTGCCCTGAAAATCATAGAGGTTGGATTTAAAAAAGTGGTGATAGGCACTTTGGACCCCCACGAAAAAGTCAGTGGCAAAGGCAAGGCGATGATAGAAGCCGCAGGCATAGAGGTGGTTTCTGGCGTGTTGGAGAAAGAATGCCGAGCGCTCAACAAGCGGTTTTTAACTTTTCACGAGAAAAAACGCCCTTTTATTACTTTAAAATGGGCTTCTTCGCGAGACGGGTTTATTGACCGAAATTTTGCACCAGTGGCAATTTCTAATCCGTTGGTGTCGCAGTGGGTGCATAAAAAACGCGCTGAGGAACAAGCTATTTTGGTGGGCAGTAGAACGGCGCTCAATGACAATCCGAGCTTGACCACCCGCCATTACGCAGGGCAAAATCCGATACGACTGTTGTTAGATTTTGATTTGAAAGTGCCGCCGCACTACGCTATTTTTAATAAAGAAGCCGAAACCATTATTTTCAATCAACATCAAGAAAAGGTGGAAGAGCACCTAAGTTGGGTTAAAATCAGGAAAGAAAATGCCATTTCAGATTTGATGGAAAGCCTTCATCGTTTGGGGGTTCAATCGGTGTTGGTGGAGGGTGGCAGGCAAATTTTGCAACTGTTCATAGAAGCCCATCTTTGGGATGAGGCTTGGCATATTAAAAACCAAGATTTGATTTTAGAAAATGGCACACCAGAACCAATTTTAAATTGTGAATTTGCAGATAAAATGCTGAATATCAGAAATAATCAGCTAATGTTTTATAAAAATCATACTTTTTAA
- a CDS encoding IMPACT family protein: MAEYSYQTIEQPIEDTLLKEKGSKFLGFAYPVATEDEVKEALNKVKSEHPKATHHCYAFRLGLDGENYRANDDGEPSGSAGLPIYNQLLSRNLTNILLVVVRYYGGVKLGVGGLVKIYKESAKLTLDQAKVITKELENDIVVDFPFHLQNVIFTHLNKYEAQILDFSAAENCQIRAKVKKVKQEALLEQLSNIHQVRYVVK, translated from the coding sequence ATGGCAGAGTACAGCTATCAGACCATAGAACAACCGATTGAAGACACGCTTTTAAAGGAAAAAGGAAGTAAGTTTTTGGGTTTTGCTTATCCTGTGGCTACGGAAGATGAGGTCAAGGAGGCGCTCAACAAAGTCAAAAGCGAGCATCCCAAAGCCACGCACCATTGCTATGCTTTTCGGCTGGGTTTAGATGGCGAAAACTACCGTGCCAACGATGATGGCGAGCCCTCGGGGAGTGCAGGCTTGCCGATATATAACCAACTGCTTTCTCGCAATTTAACCAATATTTTGCTCGTGGTGGTACGCTATTATGGCGGGGTTAAGCTGGGGGTTGGCGGTTTGGTGAAGATTTATAAAGAATCTGCAAAGCTCACACTGGATCAAGCCAAGGTGATCACCAAAGAATTGGAAAACGACATCGTGGTTGATTTTCCCTTTCATCTTCAGAATGTGATTTTTACCCATCTCAACAAATACGAAGCCCAGATTTTAGATTTTAGCGCTGCCGAAAATTGCCAAATCAGAGCTAAAGTTAAAAAAGTGAAACAAGAGGCTTTGCTCGAGCAATTATCTAATATACATCAGGTGCGCTATGTCGTGAAGTGA
- a CDS encoding zinc metallopeptidase: MGTYYIILGGILLLSWLVSSQLKSKFEHYSKVHLANGMSGKEVAEKMLRDHGIHDVQVISTPGQLTDHYNPMNKTVNLSEAVYMQRNAAAAAVAAHECGHAVQHAVGYSMLQLRSKMVPIVNIASRLNQFILMAGIAVMVSSGNKTLLAIGVLLFALTTLFAFITLPVEYDASNRALKWLKSTHTVTPEEYTGSADALKWAARTYVVAAVGSLAQLIYFASMLSNRRD, from the coding sequence ATGGGAACTTATTATATCATTTTAGGAGGCATCTTGCTTTTAAGTTGGCTGGTTTCATCTCAATTAAAATCAAAATTTGAACATTATTCTAAAGTCCACCTTGCCAACGGAATGTCTGGGAAGGAAGTGGCAGAAAAAATGCTTCGGGATCACGGCATCCACGATGTACAAGTGATTTCCACACCGGGGCAACTGACCGACCACTACAACCCGATGAACAAAACCGTGAACCTTTCTGAGGCGGTTTATATGCAACGCAATGCCGCCGCTGCCGCTGTAGCCGCCCACGAATGTGGACACGCCGTGCAACACGCTGTGGGATATTCTATGCTGCAACTGCGCTCCAAAATGGTTCCGATTGTGAACATCGCTTCACGGCTCAACCAATTTATCCTAATGGCAGGCATCGCGGTGATGGTATCCAGCGGCAATAAAACCCTATTGGCGATTGGAGTGCTTTTGTTTGCGCTGACCACCTTGTTCGCGTTCATCACGCTCCCTGTGGAGTACGATGCCAGCAACCGTGCTTTAAAGTGGTTAAAATCAACCCACACGGTAACGCCAGAAGAATATACAGGCTCCGCCGATGCCCTCAAATGGGCTGCCAGAACTTATGTGGTGGCTGCGGTGGGCTCTCTCGCTCAGTTGATTTATTTTGCATCAATGTTGAGCAATAGACGAGATTAA